Proteins encoded together in one Vicia villosa cultivar HV-30 ecotype Madison, WI unplaced genomic scaffold, Vvil1.0 ctg.000081F_1_1, whole genome shotgun sequence window:
- the LOC131623801 gene encoding putative lipid-transfer protein DIR1, translated as HILLQSFSSINKFQNPYIISHTLATTTTFIEFVTLFMMKQQMKLVSLFLLMVLMMSCMLKLSNGISLCKMNEDGLDACKPSVTQPDPTKPTPKCCEALTGADLQCLCSYKNSVELPLLGIDPTLAASLPKECNLTPPDNCN; from the coding sequence TATAAATAAATTCCAAAATCCATACATAATTTCACACACCTTAGCCACAACAACCACATTCATTGAGTTTGTAACATTATTTATGATGAAACAACAAATGAAGTTGGTGTCACTGTTTCTTCTGATGGTGCTAATGATGTCTTGTATGTTGAAACTCTCCAATGGGATCAGCTTATGTAAAATGAATGAAGATGGACTTGATGCTTGCAAGCCATCAGTTACACAGCCAGATCCAACTAAGCCAACTCCTAAATGCTGTGAGGCACTTACTGGTGCTGATTTGCAATGTCTTTGCTCTTATAAGAACTCAGTGGAGTTACCTTTACTTGGAATTGATCCAACTCTTGCTGCTTCACTTCCTAAAGAATGTAATCTCACTCCTCCAGATAATTGTAATTAA